Proteins from a single region of Apium graveolens cultivar Ventura chromosome 7, ASM990537v1, whole genome shotgun sequence:
- the LOC141674191 gene encoding uncharacterized protein LOC141674191 — translation MRAAFMHDSGYWWINVNREEHKCMVDQPLQDHKKLSARMIVQLVKPLVIDTPEIPIKTIIPLINSEHNHIVGYKKAWRGKQIAIEEVYGSWATTYQALPMFLATIMKTNPGTIAEIDAVPHAKERGTSICKRIFWSLKAMMDGWQHARPVISIDGTFLKGRYRGKLLIAMGVDSNNHFFPLCHGLVDEETYENWSWFLQRLRRHVYRQRTSVSIISDRVASIISALQDP, via the exons ATGAGGGCTGCTTTCATGCATGATTCCGGGTACTGGTGGATTAATGTTAATAGAGAGGAACACAAATGCATGGTCGATCAGCCGTTACAAGATCACAAGAAGTTATCTGCAAGGATGATTGTGCAGCTTGTAAAACCACTT GTAATAGATACACCAGAAATTCCCATTAAAACCATTATCCCGCTGATCAACAGTGAGCACAACCACATAGTGGGGTACAAAAAAGCTTGGAGAGGGAAGCAAATAGCAATTGAGGAAGTGTATGGCAGTTGGGCTACAACATACCAAGCTCTACCCATGTTCCTCGCAACCATTATGAAGACAAATCCTGGAACCATTGCTGAGATCGATGCTGTCCCTCATGCTAAGGAGCGGGGCACCTCCATCTGCAAGCGGATTTTTTGGTCTTTAAAGGCAATGATGGACGGTTGGCAACATGCACGTCCTGTGATTTCAATAGATGGGACATTCTTGAAAGGAAGATATAGGGGCAAGCTGCTTATTGCTATGGGTGTTGATTCGAACAACCACTTTTTCCCTCTTTGTCATGGCTTGGTTGATGAGGAGACGTACGAGAACTGGTCTTGGTTTTTACAACGACTTCGAAGACATGTCTATCGGCAACGGACCAGTGTCTCCATCATTTCTGACCGTGTTGCCAGCATTATCTCCGCCCTACAAGACCCTTAA